One stretch of Prosthecobacter debontii DNA includes these proteins:
- a CDS encoding tetratricopeptide repeat protein — MYRRLVFLSWLVTSTLNGQAPEIPAEAKRYHDLLKRRPQAGTLFDRFHDTWLESASADSLLEFLKNQAARSDASASDHRLLALLQSRRGQDADALLSLETAIKLSPMDAEAWFEKSQLQARALDFDAALQSLKQAMEAGPKDLLRVEIAREQGKFLLRLNRTTEALQTWIELTKQHPDDLDLTEDVIELMAEEGLYSEASSEAQHLVELTRNASEKLTRQLRWADLLLRAEKRDESLKVLETCLAQSGQDSWVEADVLARLDQMFRREDDLEGLKTRLEALSQTHPQRSQVGKAYANALAELGEATEAAKIFRDLLARNPGKRNLQEDYIALLEQMELIPEAAEQAQIIVSQYPEDKELLIRLAGLQHRQKDNDAAAQATLDAYLGKSQVNGKTPETDQLRVARLLEAWQLPEATRKAYETLASAYPESISAQEALAHYLHRAKDHPAALKVWTELAKNGQVEDLLRIGQALLSHGLTVEAEKILSEKEQAFAQEPRFLTLLAQLAFANKKPDQAVRLHRARLDLGPDAAPLQESVRQAAQAIRDAHASEKTISELQTHTDRLTLPYRCLLSQLLDEAGQEDAALAALEMPQASPSDSLALGLQKVRLLEMRQDFTRAQETLAEVMRLPTGLTSDHTRQMVKLCRLSQSYDQAMVAIADWKKLSPGAVQPWLEEAGILMEQANQNAALDVLRTASRKFSDNLEVMEALANELANGGKTQEAYSAYMALYEQTEDPIARLRLLYPLAQMSSVTGGLPRLLEEFQKRQRQNRASALPWMALAAIHAATNNDEERRRCLYEASRLRPKDLPLLTEIARIEEESGLYPEALRTLQAAASLDSTNATKSKMASLLIETGDEEAGYQLMFELMNTDQADARVIEKTADTLAANGRWDLTISFLTPLLERFPNDYRLHYLHAVALEEDGQQTKAITAFIHMLGMHEEIPSMISAQANSNAQWQTYSGEIPDLPEGTSEWSKLPQVAQLAYQHHQKQRGYPPSTFSTVAPGGQSALTNGWVLQPTNVTNLSAMALYHLVEIGQGMNADEKAALARRLETAGIRDSSLLLEIPMFEGAIGIPPDLLAAYPDHAALHAIWLMNINQFEGDVVPGLKRCMSLFKDRYPRLAVQAAMAALRFEDDNAAQLVQEGLRIAESIPKADAVLVNNVLSALIVHSQRQKNAKLHPLLDRITTLAIKWSKDLLDEPVSPQSFWSAYSLILHLGLVNRWNELPSLLEQENSRQLQNSAHLMLQSSAYGQAYLQPNFLQPIWSQTDVSPNLANIILQLGYARNSYHPFRGTLEKNSPEVQAGLQKVLDGLTTPGLRTLIQLRLNTEPKLIIESLQKTLTDSTLSADHWIFAAWVAQQLKEWHQTLAWLGEASRRHPPAHVQKMIDNAIFMAGQNHRTLSSDEQRIVRDAFRRAKANYSASPQRDTLIALAAGLDLQDEAEDLRQAPQRSTSARQRTRGVNPYSRQFSQAQRSASPTLVKLLSKENHAAAFREFRRSVKAIGQSWLSPYSGNAPSLAEELRRTLDKQQVTARFLEQLQNEPKSNGKELQERGAFFELFGQTDAAIQSYSAALSLAPRAWDVRARLAILTSESAPREALTHLSAIPSFELRQILQRLSNDISSGSGQGRTFAKRLATIRLLTAYVSQKADSKRRMDPMLAGILAQMPYQIQQGEYDPLRFPSLYESSLSESLTEDAVHAREQLRAAYKEFCLALMKVPMLCMSGFAPYAGLALKEGQPMQTLEPVALEVLDRQALALRYTPAMRHWLGRSHNRFITQGDQITAPQPEDILVRLYAERGQLAPLENTVMPLLKKAYGDFAEQQARAYARLYLCPESEFLKAARDWLQSQSTGADPGSGQEIARIWSHRKLQTPIHEIYLERIREASFSTPSSELQSYLNILTLAGRDQDARTFIQQVRSEWLGNSPEERTKTVDAFVQRQMSQNRGNHLWMGYSNDEALMKVNAYLALLREMMEKQPRFLALSLIKDDGLLEKPYVSEQISYALTSSNVAQSSLPELLQVMEALNFLAPAKSFRTWKSPTRQQESFLKSYLAAFRSDSSSSLIESLAKRQPLEFGAEFLMAVLQPDSEKRLSAINDFFKKRGPELPEMSETARCEFSAFLKQRLPGFPWSLSAEAQATLSPIKEAERAQSNQMADTVLAAKTWDALAIENYDFQSSLVAVIDDVSSQHPEKALQLLKHAVTLLKGSREQLQASSVSSSPIYRLITDMGRVPALMKGVLDIARAENFPPEWIDQYRSAMTRSDLLQRPDYALTLFKGTPFVAEAEDFSSIALNDRYEGSLLASILSRLKNNQGIASSEKLMADLHQRQPRTFGEDLTLALMTGLPIELESFILKRADDFPKLAPAEANSLLATFIAKDRKYNVPAQLEDRLKTSLAFLYQARDQADEATIDRLLNAPSLQDAGRSLGSVDELASLLRRVSKVHPERSSVLFGKITLLISSADRQQNSSSRLATSALGQWLAQCAGIPQTFTLALQRAENEGILDEEDWIRQVAQNIGYNNGLLSGLEMIELLKHSSFIADLETFRSYPIKNDPRGSCFSYVTHGVRNGNASLPEVEEWLEQQPETFGRDLFLWVIQQKSKNDLLDLLSKYEKAISQLSVEKRQEVTPVIESLLSPLAIYLQDRPSLQPLLAHQRQQAKDAKETLLAIQDYGTLQQSYSDRDQLAAILVKIVQCDPAGADQVIQHLLSHFDLADRRNSGTPNPAYTESAYFLASLKRDPGLWPLMSREALARDLHQNKDWQQNASCIHYFSTAGMDPRLAEDALTRCGLFNDAADFNPLVGLGLPGDVSLLHYLSERLIKLSFAKPVQEALQRRKHASFGSDLIQTFLAGDRDKALNQFAIQHGADFQKMPVEIQRTLVASIQNQWPSLDKTKSLPAETQKQLQPILDIREEEKRQFAEDILKAKAFSDFKMSESRFAEACKRQILETLQAGNAERAVGLFHQATSIIVNQDTQGGWNLFRSSEGLSLKSTFFLRWLTSTDFTTLAFGLKVLNEDQTGQLVHTGWHGDYGWGFTLFQKWRQHLGLADPAHALEQTLNELAQKTEDQPVALLGLAFHQMILRMTGSDVRLASDWALKLPAEHSLKALAQEFHCAAKLYLESHPDGVGDDGTCILAHTDSQKKLWAHYRQTIFNEKLSPQVRIAVGYHLCMNYPWVVPADLVLPLAKLIADENLQMHSVRMTSIAAVIRCMARLPVTTEFRKIAESLWEGWMKRQRLASSSSTAQFSVGLNDTHLFAMLQLAGQLQRDEWIDILFGKAKHLQQNRSTIAVLTYSGYPEKAAELLQRFHLEMTSWQSGIYSWHPDLRKHLPALKAACKDAGVALLAEMIVLQASDPAPQLLRAFGEKETLDQRIGSLASKVVSTSFSDDRVQLHAASIVANYAPEQAMTHLADFFMENSSRFSIERITPLQSGGDRAMMAYLNATYIVIQAAKGNTTPWQLTFKTPRSSSSSDDYLMRTIAHYATDQITTLWQQGQAREAKIWLPIFETTLSRFGKRFYPEKLVGAAYIMATQTPDGLAAWKARLPIDQRLQAEESLRSYSLILEKAAAICGSSGDPNRLSDAKRIDLVMQLLHDKHFSNPFELLVNIIHKHKLLSVDEALTHGESIYQTTPNNMDKILQLVSCGVDRGRLKETLTLIEALERSFQGRNLNYVTLLKAQVLVRMSDKAQASSALSQLTPSNLDESQRNQVTELQKLIQVIK; from the coding sequence GCTTAAAACAAGCGATGGAGGCCGGTCCGAAAGACCTCCTTCGGGTCGAGATCGCACGTGAACAAGGCAAGTTTTTACTCCGGCTCAATCGCACAACCGAGGCATTACAAACATGGATAGAACTCACCAAACAGCACCCTGACGACCTCGACCTCACTGAAGATGTGATCGAACTCATGGCCGAGGAGGGTCTTTACTCCGAAGCCTCCAGCGAGGCCCAGCACCTGGTCGAACTCACTCGCAATGCCTCGGAAAAACTGACGCGCCAACTGCGCTGGGCCGATCTCCTTCTCCGAGCCGAAAAGCGAGACGAGTCTCTGAAAGTTCTGGAAACCTGCTTGGCTCAAAGTGGGCAGGACTCATGGGTCGAAGCTGATGTACTGGCACGCCTGGATCAAATGTTTCGTCGTGAAGATGATCTCGAAGGACTCAAAACTCGTTTGGAAGCCCTGAGCCAAACCCACCCACAACGTTCTCAAGTGGGCAAGGCCTATGCCAATGCCTTGGCTGAACTCGGGGAAGCCACTGAGGCCGCAAAAATCTTTCGCGACTTGCTGGCTCGTAATCCTGGCAAGCGTAACCTTCAGGAAGATTACATCGCTCTTCTTGAGCAGATGGAGCTTATCCCCGAAGCTGCTGAACAAGCTCAGATTATCGTCAGCCAATACCCCGAAGATAAGGAACTTTTGATCCGGCTGGCTGGACTACAACATCGCCAAAAAGACAACGATGCAGCCGCTCAAGCCACTCTCGACGCCTATCTGGGAAAGAGCCAGGTCAATGGGAAGACTCCTGAAACGGATCAACTGCGGGTGGCTCGGCTGTTAGAAGCTTGGCAATTGCCTGAAGCCACTCGGAAAGCCTATGAAACCCTCGCTTCCGCGTATCCCGAAAGCATCTCAGCCCAGGAGGCTCTGGCTCACTATCTTCATCGCGCCAAAGATCATCCTGCTGCATTGAAAGTCTGGACGGAGCTTGCCAAAAACGGTCAAGTGGAAGACCTGCTTCGTATCGGGCAGGCCCTGCTATCCCATGGACTTACCGTGGAGGCAGAAAAAATCCTCAGCGAGAAAGAACAAGCCTTCGCTCAAGAGCCTCGTTTCCTCACCTTGCTGGCTCAGCTTGCTTTCGCTAACAAAAAGCCTGATCAGGCAGTTCGACTCCATCGAGCCCGACTAGACCTCGGTCCAGATGCCGCACCTCTTCAAGAGTCGGTCCGGCAAGCAGCTCAAGCGATCCGTGATGCTCACGCCTCTGAGAAAACCATCTCCGAACTGCAAACTCATACGGATCGTTTGACGCTACCTTACCGTTGTCTGCTCTCTCAACTTCTCGATGAGGCCGGACAGGAGGACGCGGCTCTGGCAGCCCTGGAAATGCCTCAGGCGTCCCCCAGCGACTCGCTCGCGCTCGGCCTTCAGAAGGTCCGGCTCCTAGAAATGCGCCAAGACTTTACCCGAGCCCAAGAGACTTTAGCCGAAGTCATGCGACTCCCCACCGGCCTAACGAGTGATCACACTCGACAAATGGTCAAACTATGCCGTCTCTCTCAGAGCTATGACCAAGCCATGGTGGCCATCGCCGACTGGAAAAAGCTATCCCCAGGAGCCGTGCAACCCTGGCTCGAAGAAGCCGGCATCCTGATGGAGCAAGCCAACCAGAATGCCGCTTTGGACGTTCTCCGCACCGCCTCGCGCAAGTTCAGTGACAACCTCGAGGTGATGGAGGCTCTAGCCAACGAACTGGCTAATGGCGGGAAAACCCAAGAAGCCTACAGCGCCTACATGGCCCTCTATGAGCAAACGGAAGACCCCATTGCTCGCCTCCGCCTCTTGTATCCGCTCGCACAGATGTCTTCGGTCACCGGAGGCCTGCCTCGTCTTCTCGAGGAGTTTCAGAAACGCCAGCGGCAAAACCGAGCGAGCGCTCTGCCATGGATGGCCTTAGCGGCCATTCATGCGGCGACGAATAATGATGAAGAGCGTCGCCGTTGCCTTTATGAAGCTTCTCGTCTGAGGCCCAAAGATCTCCCCCTGCTAACCGAGATTGCCCGTATCGAGGAGGAAAGCGGCCTGTATCCCGAAGCTCTGCGCACACTTCAAGCTGCAGCTTCTCTGGACAGTACGAATGCCACCAAGAGCAAGATGGCATCGCTCTTGATTGAGACTGGCGATGAGGAAGCCGGTTACCAGCTCATGTTCGAACTCATGAACACCGATCAGGCGGATGCACGAGTCATCGAAAAAACGGCTGATACTTTAGCCGCCAACGGTCGATGGGATCTCACGATCTCTTTTCTGACGCCCCTGCTCGAGCGCTTTCCGAATGACTATCGACTGCATTATCTCCACGCCGTCGCCCTGGAGGAGGATGGCCAGCAAACCAAAGCGATTACGGCCTTCATTCATATGCTTGGCATGCATGAGGAGATTCCATCGATGATCTCTGCGCAAGCTAACTCGAACGCTCAATGGCAAACCTACAGTGGAGAAATACCCGATCTACCTGAAGGCACGTCTGAATGGTCAAAGCTCCCTCAAGTCGCGCAATTAGCCTATCAACACCATCAGAAACAAAGAGGCTATCCTCCATCGACCTTTTCGACAGTGGCACCAGGAGGACAATCCGCACTCACTAATGGGTGGGTCCTGCAGCCAACGAATGTGACGAATCTTTCCGCCATGGCTCTCTATCACTTGGTGGAGATCGGCCAGGGAATGAATGCAGATGAAAAGGCCGCTCTGGCCCGTCGTTTAGAGACCGCTGGCATCCGAGACAGCTCCCTACTCCTGGAGATTCCCATGTTTGAGGGTGCCATAGGTATTCCGCCAGACCTCTTGGCTGCTTATCCTGACCATGCGGCACTCCATGCCATCTGGCTCATGAACATCAATCAGTTTGAAGGGGATGTAGTCCCAGGACTGAAACGTTGCATGTCTTTGTTCAAGGATCGCTACCCTCGTCTGGCAGTGCAAGCAGCGATGGCCGCTCTTCGATTCGAAGACGACAACGCTGCCCAACTTGTCCAAGAGGGACTCAGGATCGCCGAGTCCATACCCAAGGCAGACGCCGTCTTAGTGAACAATGTCTTGAGCGCTCTGATCGTCCATAGTCAGCGTCAAAAGAACGCAAAGCTCCACCCTCTCTTGGATCGCATCACCACACTCGCAATCAAGTGGTCCAAAGATCTTCTCGATGAACCGGTCTCGCCACAATCTTTCTGGAGTGCCTACTCGTTGATTTTGCACCTGGGATTGGTGAATCGCTGGAATGAACTCCCCTCTCTACTAGAACAGGAAAACAGTCGGCAGCTTCAAAACTCTGCGCATCTAATGCTGCAATCCAGTGCTTACGGTCAAGCCTACTTACAGCCGAATTTTCTACAGCCCATCTGGAGCCAAACGGATGTCTCGCCAAATCTCGCCAACATTATTCTTCAACTCGGCTACGCCCGCAACAGCTACCACCCTTTTCGAGGCACCTTAGAAAAAAATTCTCCCGAGGTTCAAGCGGGTCTTCAGAAGGTGCTCGATGGTCTAACCACTCCAGGTTTAAGAACACTGATCCAACTGAGGTTGAATACCGAACCCAAACTCATCATTGAGTCTCTTCAGAAAACACTGACGGACTCCACACTGAGTGCCGATCACTGGATATTCGCCGCATGGGTAGCTCAACAACTTAAAGAGTGGCACCAAACTCTCGCATGGCTCGGCGAAGCGTCTCGACGACACCCGCCGGCACATGTCCAGAAGATGATAGATAACGCCATCTTCATGGCGGGGCAGAACCATAGAACACTTTCCAGCGATGAACAACGCATTGTCCGAGATGCTTTCAGGCGGGCTAAAGCCAACTATTCAGCAAGCCCCCAACGAGACACATTGATTGCCCTCGCAGCAGGCCTTGACCTCCAAGATGAAGCGGAAGATCTCCGACAAGCCCCCCAGAGATCGACATCTGCTCGACAACGCACAAGGGGAGTAAATCCTTATTCACGCCAATTCTCCCAGGCACAGCGATCAGCCTCCCCGACACTGGTCAAACTCCTATCGAAAGAGAATCATGCAGCCGCTTTCAGGGAATTCCGTCGCTCCGTTAAAGCCATCGGTCAATCCTGGTTGAGCCCCTATTCGGGCAACGCGCCCAGCCTGGCGGAGGAATTGAGACGCACGCTGGATAAGCAGCAAGTCACCGCGCGCTTTTTGGAACAACTGCAAAACGAACCGAAATCCAACGGCAAGGAACTGCAAGAACGTGGAGCTTTCTTCGAGCTGTTCGGCCAAACAGACGCAGCGATCCAGTCCTACTCGGCGGCTCTTTCGTTAGCACCTCGAGCATGGGATGTCCGCGCCCGATTGGCCATCTTAACTTCAGAATCCGCACCCCGTGAAGCGCTGACGCACCTGAGCGCCATACCATCCTTCGAGTTACGCCAGATTTTACAGAGATTGAGCAACGATATCAGCTCGGGCTCCGGTCAAGGCAGGACCTTTGCGAAGAGACTCGCCACTATCCGCCTACTCACCGCCTACGTCTCCCAAAAGGCGGACTCGAAAAGGCGCATGGATCCCATGTTGGCGGGTATCTTGGCTCAGATGCCTTATCAAATTCAGCAAGGTGAATACGATCCCCTCCGCTTTCCAAGCCTTTATGAGTCGTCCCTGTCAGAATCTTTGACGGAGGATGCCGTGCACGCTCGGGAGCAACTTCGCGCAGCCTACAAAGAGTTCTGTCTGGCACTCATGAAGGTACCGATGCTGTGCATGAGCGGCTTTGCCCCCTATGCCGGATTGGCGCTAAAAGAGGGTCAGCCCATGCAGACACTCGAACCCGTTGCCCTGGAAGTGCTGGACCGTCAGGCTCTCGCCCTACGTTACACGCCCGCTATGCGCCATTGGTTAGGCCGCTCTCACAACCGCTTCATCACCCAAGGAGATCAAATCACAGCTCCCCAACCCGAGGACATCTTGGTTCGACTCTATGCTGAAAGGGGGCAACTGGCCCCCCTCGAAAACACAGTAATGCCTCTCTTGAAAAAAGCCTACGGTGATTTCGCCGAACAACAAGCCCGTGCCTACGCTCGCCTTTACCTATGCCCTGAGTCCGAGTTTCTCAAAGCTGCTCGCGATTGGCTTCAAAGCCAGTCAACGGGAGCCGATCCAGGTAGCGGTCAAGAAATAGCCCGCATTTGGTCTCACCGGAAGCTTCAGACGCCCATTCATGAAATTTATCTCGAGCGGATACGGGAAGCCAGTTTCAGCACGCCTAGCAGTGAGCTTCAAAGCTACCTGAATATCTTGACTCTAGCTGGACGGGACCAAGATGCACGCACCTTCATCCAACAAGTGCGTTCAGAGTGGCTTGGCAATAGCCCAGAAGAGCGGACGAAAACTGTGGACGCATTTGTCCAACGTCAGATGTCGCAAAACCGGGGTAACCACCTATGGATGGGGTATAGCAATGATGAAGCATTGATGAAAGTGAATGCCTACCTAGCTTTGCTTCGTGAGATGATGGAAAAACAACCTCGTTTCTTGGCGCTCAGTTTGATCAAAGATGACGGGTTGCTTGAAAAACCGTATGTCTCCGAACAGATCAGCTATGCCTTGACCAGTTCCAACGTAGCCCAGAGCTCGCTTCCGGAACTGCTTCAAGTCATGGAAGCGCTCAATTTCCTGGCTCCAGCCAAGTCATTCCGGACCTGGAAATCCCCCACTCGTCAACAGGAGAGCTTTTTGAAAAGTTACTTAGCCGCATTTCGCTCGGATTCCTCGTCTTCCTTGATCGAGTCTCTGGCAAAGCGTCAGCCTTTAGAGTTTGGTGCGGAGTTTCTGATGGCTGTGCTTCAGCCGGACAGTGAAAAGCGACTCTCGGCGATCAATGACTTCTTCAAAAAGCGGGGTCCTGAGTTACCCGAAATGAGCGAAACGGCTCGTTGCGAATTCAGCGCTTTTCTCAAACAGCGTTTACCCGGCTTCCCATGGAGTCTTTCCGCTGAAGCTCAAGCCACACTCAGCCCAATCAAAGAGGCCGAAAGGGCTCAATCCAACCAAATGGCCGATACAGTCCTAGCCGCAAAAACATGGGATGCTCTAGCGATTGAAAATTATGACTTCCAATCCTCCCTTGTGGCGGTCATTGACGACGTTTCCAGCCAGCATCCAGAGAAAGCACTCCAACTTCTAAAGCATGCCGTGACCTTGCTCAAGGGTAGCCGAGAGCAACTCCAAGCAAGCTCCGTCTCATCAAGCCCGATTTACCGATTGATAACGGACATGGGGCGGGTTCCTGCCTTGATGAAAGGCGTCTTGGACATTGCACGCGCCGAAAACTTTCCTCCTGAATGGATTGATCAGTACAGAAGTGCCATGACTCGGAGTGATCTTTTGCAAAGACCTGACTATGCACTCACGCTCTTCAAAGGCACGCCATTCGTGGCTGAAGCCGAAGATTTCAGTTCGATCGCCTTGAATGATCGGTATGAGGGCAGCCTTCTTGCGAGTATCTTGTCCAGGCTGAAAAATAATCAAGGTATCGCATCCAGTGAGAAATTGATGGCGGATCTGCATCAACGGCAACCTCGGACATTCGGAGAAGATTTGACTTTGGCACTGATGACGGGCCTGCCTATTGAACTCGAATCCTTCATCCTTAAACGAGCCGACGACTTCCCCAAACTTGCCCCGGCAGAAGCCAACAGCTTATTGGCCACCTTCATCGCCAAAGACCGCAAGTATAACGTTCCAGCACAGCTCGAGGACAGGCTGAAAACCTCTCTAGCTTTTCTCTACCAAGCGCGAGATCAGGCCGACGAAGCAACGATTGATCGATTATTGAACGCTCCATCCCTACAGGACGCAGGTCGCAGTTTAGGAAGCGTGGACGAGTTAGCGTCTCTCCTCCGGCGCGTATCGAAAGTCCACCCTGAACGAAGCTCAGTGCTTTTTGGGAAAATCACCCTGCTCATCTCTTCCGCAGATCGTCAGCAAAACAGTTCTTCTCGTCTGGCCACGAGTGCGCTGGGACAGTGGCTGGCTCAATGCGCCGGCATTCCCCAGACCTTCACTCTAGCTCTCCAAAGAGCTGAAAACGAAGGTATTCTCGATGAGGAGGATTGGATACGTCAAGTAGCACAAAACATCGGCTACAACAATGGTCTCTTGAGTGGCCTGGAGATGATTGAACTCCTGAAACACTCGTCATTCATCGCAGATCTTGAAACCTTCCGTTCCTACCCCATCAAAAACGATCCACGAGGCTCTTGTTTCAGCTATGTGACACACGGAGTTAGAAATGGAAACGCCTCACTCCCCGAAGTGGAAGAATGGCTTGAGCAACAGCCTGAAACTTTTGGTCGGGATCTGTTTTTATGGGTGATCCAGCAGAAATCCAAGAACGATCTCCTAGATCTGCTCTCCAAATATGAAAAAGCAATCAGCCAGCTCTCTGTCGAAAAACGGCAAGAGGTCACCCCCGTGATCGAGTCCCTACTCTCCCCACTCGCGATTTACCTTCAAGACCGACCCTCGCTACAACCCTTGTTAGCCCATCAACGGCAACAGGCTAAGGATGCCAAGGAAACGCTTCTCGCCATTCAAGATTATGGCACGCTCCAGCAGAGTTATTCAGACCGTGATCAGCTTGCTGCCATCCTGGTCAAAATCGTCCAGTGCGATCCGGCGGGTGCGGATCAAGTGATTCAACATCTGCTATCTCATTTCGATCTTGCAGACCGAAGAAACTCGGGCACTCCGAACCCTGCATACACTGAGTCTGCTTATTTTCTGGCAAGCCTCAAGAGGGATCCTGGCTTATGGCCGCTGATGTCCCGTGAAGCTCTTGCACGAGACCTGCACCAAAACAAAGACTGGCAGCAAAACGCGAGCTGCATCCATTACTTTTCTACCGCAGGCATGGATCCTCGACTGGCCGAAGATGCATTGACTCGTTGCGGCCTATTCAACGATGCTGCGGATTTCAATCCCCTCGTTGGCTTAGGCCTACCGGGAGATGTGAGTCTCTTGCATTACCTTTCCGAACGACTGATCAAGCTAAGCTTTGCCAAACCAGTTCAGGAAGCGCTGCAACGAAGAAAACATGCTTCATTCGGATCCGACCTCATCCAGACTTTTTTAGCCGGTGACCGAGACAAAGCGCTCAATCAGTTTGCCATCCAACATGGTGCTGATTTTCAGAAAATGCCGGTGGAGATTCAGCGCACCCTTGTGGCTTCGATCCAGAATCAGTGGCCGTCTTTAGATAAAACCAAGTCACTGCCAGCCGAGACTCAAAAACAATTACAACCGATCCTCGACATTCGAGAAGAAGAGAAGCGGCAATTCGCTGAGGACATCCTCAAAGCTAAGGCGTTTTCAGACTTCAAAATGAGCGAAAGCCGTTTCGCTGAGGCATGCAAACGACAGATCCTTGAAACTCTGCAAGCCGGAAACGCCGAGCGCGCTGTCGGCCTATTCCATCAAGCCACGAGCATCATTGTCAATCAAGACACCCAAGGTGGTTGGAATCTGTTTCGTTCGTCAGAGGGGCTATCGCTGAAAAGCACCTTTTTTCTCAGGTGGTTGACATCCACAGATTTCACGACACTGGCTTTCGGTCTCAAAGTCCTCAATGAAGATCAAACAGGGCAACTAGTCCATACAGGATGGCATGGAGACTATGGCTGGGGGTTCACACTCTTCCAAAAATGGCGTCAGCACTTGGGCTTAGCAGACCCTGCTCATGCGCTGGAGCAGACATTGAATGAGTTAGCTCAAAAAACGGAAGATCAGCCTGTTGCCTTATTAGGCCTCGCTTTCCATCAGATGATTCTGCGCATGACAGGGTCTGACGTTCGACTCGCCAGTGATTGGGCTCTTAAGCTCCCTGCGGAACATTCGCTCAAGGCACTGGCTCAAGAATTCCACTGCGCCGCCAAGTTGTATTTAGAATCCCACCCGGATGGAGTCGGTGACGATGGCACCTGCATTCTTGCCCATACCGACAGCCAAAAGAAACTGTGGGCACACTATCGCCAGACGATCTTCAATGAGAAGCTCTCTCCGCAGGTTAGGATCGCCGTCGGTTATCATCTTTGCATGAATTATCCTTGGGTGGTTCCTGCAGATCTCGTCCTGCCGCTAGCCAAGCTGATTGCCGACGAAAACCTTCAGATGCATTCGGTGCGAATGACTTCGATTGCAGCCGTGATACGCTGCATGGCTCGACTCCCCGTCACGACGGAATTTCGGAAAATCGCAGAATCCTTGTGGGAAGGTTGGATGAAACGTCAACGGTTGGCGAGTAGTTCATCGACAGCTCAGTTCAGCGTCGGCCTCAACGACACCCACCTCTTTGCAATGCTGCAATTAGCTGGACAATTGCAGCGTGATGAATGGATCGACATACTCTTCGGCAAAGCCAAGCACCTCCAACAAAATCGCTCGACCATCGCAGTTCTCACCTACTCGGGCTATCCTGAAAAGGCGGCTGAGTTACTGCAACGATTTCACTTGGAGATGACCTCCTGGCAATCTGGCATCTACTCATGGCACCCAGACTTGCGCAAACATCTCCCTGCCCTCAAAGCAGCCTGCAAAGACGCTGGTGTTGCTTTGTTGGCTGAGATGATTGTCCTCCAAGCCAGTGATCCAGCTCCTCAGCTCCTCCGGGCTTTTGGCGAAAAAGAGACCCTAGACCAACGCATCGGAAGCCTGGCCTCCAAGGTTGTTTCCACATCATTCTCTGATGATCGCGTGCAACTTCATGCGGCAAGCATAGTAGCCAATTACGCTCCAGAGCAGGCCATGACTCACCTCGCCGATTTCTTCATGGAAAACAGTTCCAGGTTTTCGATCGAGCGAATCACACCACTTCAGAGCGGTGGAGACCGTGCCATGATGGCCTATCTCAATGCGACGTATATCGTGATCCAAGCCGCGAAGGGTAACACGACCCCTTGGCAGCTCACTTTTAAAACTCCTCGCAGTTCCTCCTCAAGTGACGACTATCTGATGCGCACCATCGCTCACTACGCCACCGATCAAATCACCACGCTCTGGCAACAGGGGCAAGCGAGAGAGGCTAAGATCTGGTTGCCTATTTTCGAAACGACGCTTTCGCGTTTTGGAAAGAGATTCTACCCGGAGAAGCTCGTCGGAGCAGCCTATATTATGGCCACGCAGACTCCCGACGGATTAGCAGCTTGGAAAGCACGTCTTCCAATCGACCAACGTCTTCAAGCTGAGGAAAGTCTTCGGTCCTACAGCCTCATTTTAGAGAAAGCGGCTGCCATCTGCGGTTCCTCTGGCGATCCGAACCGTCTCAGCGATGCAAAGCGCATCGACCTGGTCATGCAGCTTCTTCATGACAAGCATTTCTCAAACCCCTTCGAACTGCTCGTAAATATCATCCATAAACACAAGCTATTGAGTGTGGATGAAGCCTTGACTCATGGGGAGTCGATCTATCAGACGACACCCAACAACATGGATAAAATTTTACAACTCGTCTCCTGCGGTGTGGACCGGGGTCGCTTGAAGGAAACCCTGACTTTAATCGAAGCGTTGGAGAGGTCGTTCCAGGGTCGAAATCTGAACTATGTCACCTTGCTGAAAGCCCAAGTGCTTGTCCGCATGAGCGACAAAGCGCAAGCGAGCAGCGCACTCAGCCAACTCACCCCTTCGAACCTTGACGAATCGCAACGCAATCAGGTGACAGAGCTCCAAAAGCTCATCCAGGTCATCAAGTGA